The region CACGACAGCGTGTACGCGTTCGATGCCTACGGCAAGCCCTCTACGCCGCTATGGCAGGTATCTTTTCTGAAAGATGAAGAGACCACCATTCCGATGAGTGATGTTGCATGTCCTTTCATCGCGCCTGAGGTGGGGATCACATCGACTCCAGTGATCGATGCGAAGACTGGAACGCTCTACGTTCTTGCCCGAACGAAGCAGGGGCACGTCTTCGTCGGCAATGTGTACCATCAGCGACTCCACGCTCTTGCCGTTACCACCGGGGCGGAGAAGTTTGGCGGCCCGGTGGAGATACGAGCCACTGCACATGGAACCGGAACCGGCAGCTCGGATGGCACGGTGAAGTTTGAGCCTTTGCGAGAGAATCCTCGGGCTGCTTTGCTGCTCGCAAATAACACCGTATATCTCTCCTGGGCGTCTTCCTGCGATGTCGGGCCTTATCACGGTTGGGTGATGGCATATGGGGCTCAGAGCCTGAAGCAAAAAGCTACCTTCATTACTTCACCGGATGCCGATGACAGCGGCATCTGGGCGAGCGATACCGGACCGGCTGCTGATAAGGAGGGCAACGTTTTCGTCGCGACCGGTAACGGAAAGTTCGATGCCGCGAAGGGTGGCCGCGATTATGGGGACACTCTTTTGAAGCTGAACTTTAATGTCAGCAGCGCCAGGCCTGCCGACTATTTTGCTCCGTTCAACGTGGATGAGTTGGATGCGAACGATGGCGACCTGGGTTCAGGCGGCCCGATGCTTTTGCCCGATCAGTCCGGTCCGCATCTGCATCTTGCCGTTGTCGGCGGTAAGGCTCCACTGATCTATGTGGTGGACCGCGATCATATGGGGCACTACCAGCCAGGCAGCAACAGCCACGCTGTGCAGACCATTAAAACCGTCGGCGGTATCTATGGATCGATGGCATACTGGAATCACAACGTCTATGTGTTGAGCAGTGGCGATTCGTTGCGAGACTTCGCGGTCAAGGATGGGAAGCTTTCACTTAAAGGGGCCAGCAGCTTCCAGTTCGAAGACCACGCGGCCACGCCTACCGTCTCCGCCAATCGCGACAAGGACGGTATCGTATGGGTGATGAGTTCCAAGGGCTGGAATTCAGGAGACAGGACAGCGGTCCTTTATGCGGCGGACGCCTCGAACGTTGCCCATGAACTTTACAACAGCAATCAGAATGCCGCCCGCGACCGCGCTGGTGCCGCTCTCCGCTTCAATGTTCCCACTATTGTGAACGGCCACGTCTATGTCGGCGCAAAGCGAGAGGTGGATGTCTACGGTCTGCTTCCGGGGAAGCGGTAAAGCGTCTTTTACATATCAAGCTATGGACGGGTTAGCCTTGCAGCATCGGCGAGGCTCAGGTGTTGCGGGACGATGTGGATCGCCGTGCGGGTCGTTTCCTGGTCGCGGGTGATGCTTTTCAGAAGAAGGATGCGAGCGTCGACGTGGACGCTGATGTGCACGCTCTTCCAGTTCTGCGGATCCACCTGCGCCCGTTCCAACTCGAAGTGACCTCCACTATTTACCTTGCCCAGCAAGCCGAATCCGAACTCAACCGGCTGTGTGATTCTGGCTTCGAGCTTGCATAGCCGGTCTTCAGGCTCTTTGATGGAGACTGTGCCTTCGAGTACATGGATGACGCGCTCTTCGTAAGTTGAAGGTTGAAAGGCAGGGTTGGGTCGAAATGAAAATCGAGTGCACGCGTTCTCTTCGCCAGCAGACGAGATGAGAAACGCCTTGGGCAAAATTTCGAGCAGTTGGGTTGCTTTTACCTCGTCGTCGTAGTGGTTTGCATTCAGCTTGCGGAAGGCTTCGGGGTGGGCAACGATGCCTTCGATGCGCTGCTCCTCCGCCTGCGTCTGCGCAGGGGTCAAAGACCGTCCATCTACCGACAGTAGACGTCGCAACACGCCGTCGTCGGTCTCTACTGCTTTTTCCTTCCAGAGATGACCGCCCGTCCTGCTGGAGCGTTCCTCCGAGATATACGTGAAATGGTGCTCCTGTGCCCGTGCAGCCTTTTCATTCGCGGCCATCTGTACCACGACATGATCCTGCTGGGCTCTTGCCGGCATGGATGCCAGAGCAAAGCCAGCGATACCGAGGGCAGCCCAGGGAACACAGTGCAACATTAAACGGGATACGTAATATCTTTGAAATTCGGGTATGGATACACCTCTTGACTACACACTTCCATGATCAAGTGAGTTGCTTAAGACATCCTTAAGAAACGATCACACGATGTTGCGAATCCAATCGCCTTGGATGAGTTCAGTATGCCAGAAGAGAATCCCGAGCGCAGCGAGCTTATAGCGCCACAACCCCCGCCGCCTTGTAGATCCGCTGCATGCACTCCATGTCCCGCAGCCCTTCTTCGCCCGGAGTCTTCGGTGTCTTATTTTGCAGGATGCACTCGGTAAAGTGATCCGACTCCCGCGTGAACTGCTTCGGATCGGGTTCCGTGTTCGGCTCATCCAGCACCGTCGCCGGAGAACCCTTCACGCCATCGTGATAGTTCGCCTGCAACCGCAGGCCCTCGTAGCCGAACGAACCCACCTCCAGCCATCCCTTCGACCCATACACGCGATAGTAGCTGCGCATGCCCGCGCCATAGGTCGTGCAGCAGCTGGCCAGGATGCCCGAAGGAAACTTCGTCGTCCAGGTTGTATTCTCTTCCACCGTATCGAAGCGTCCGTCGTGGTCGATGGTTGAAACCGATGCGGTAAAGCTCTCCGGCTCCTCGCCTGTCAAATACCGCGTCGCGTTCAGCGAATAGATGCCGACATCCATCAGCGGGCCGCCGCCGCTTAGCGCCTTGTTTAATCTCCATTCGCCCAGGGTTTCGTAGAAGCCGTTGGCGCTTTCGATCACCTGCACCTTGCCCAGCGCTCCCTGCCGAATGAGGTCAATTGCCCGCAGATTGGTCGGCTCATAGTGGAGACGGTAGGCGATCATCAATTTCACATTCGCTGCCTTGCAGGCTGCGATCATGTCTCGCGCATCGCTCACGCTGGTGCACATCGGCTTCTCGCAGAGCACATGCTTGCCCGCCTTTGCTGACCGGATGGTGTACTCCGCGTGCATACTGTTCGGCAGCGCGACGTAGACCGCATCGATGCTCTTGTTGTCGCGCATCCGGTCCATGTCCTCGTAGCTGTAGATTGAGCTTTTGGGTACGCCAAGCCGAGCCGCAAACTTCTCTGCCTTGTCGCGGTGCCCGCTCACCAGTCCGGTAATCTTCGATGCCGAAGAGCCCTGCACTCCGCCGATGAAGTGGTTTGCAATTCTCCCCAGGCCAATCACACAATAACCGATCTGCCGCTCGCCGCCCTGCGCCTCTACGTTTGCCGAAGGCAAAATTTGCGCCGCTAATCCCATTGCACCTAGCTTAGAAAACTCCCGCCGTGAAAGACTCATCGACACTCTCCCTAACGCAAACTTTCTGCTAAACAGATTTAGAGAATCCTACACGCTTTCTTCCAATTTGAGATGAAGCCAAATAGCGAAGGCCCCGGATCGCTCCGGGGCCTTCGCTGTTACAACAGTTGCAGCAGCTTTTAGTACATGCCGTCCATGCCGCCGCCGTGTCCGCCGCCCGCAGGAGCTTCCTTCTTCTCAGGAATATCCGCGATCATGGCTTCGGTGGTCAGCATCAAGCCAGCGATAGAAGCCGCATTCTGCAGGGCAGTGCGCGTCACCTTCGTAGGATCGATGACGCCGGCCTTCACCAGGTCCTCGTAGGCGCCCGTTCCGGCGTTGTAGCCGTAGTTGTGCTCCTTCGATTCGTGGATCTTGCCGATCACCACAGCGCCCTCTTCGCCTGCATTGGAGACGATCATGCGCAATGGCTCTTCGATGGCGCGGCGAATGATCGATGCACCGATCTTCTCGTCGCCTTCGAGGCTCTTGATGACATCCTCGACAGCCTTGGTGCAGCGAATCAACGCCACGCCGCCGCCCGGGACGATGCCTTCTTCGACCGCAGCGCGGGTTGCATGCATCGCATCCTCAACGCGGGCCTTCTTTTCCTTCATCTCGGTC is a window of Edaphobacter dinghuensis DNA encoding:
- a CDS encoding pyrrolo-quinoline quinone; the protein is MRLVGCKMLNSCCVVAVFALGLAAKAQMTTAQYDNARTGANLNETKLTPRNVNSQQFGKLFTLKVDGDIYTQPLFLAGVEIPGKGRHDVVFVATEHDSVYAFDAYGKPSTPLWQVSFLKDEETTIPMSDVACPFIAPEVGITSTPVIDAKTGTLYVLARTKQGHVFVGNVYHQRLHALAVTTGAEKFGGPVEIRATAHGTGTGSSDGTVKFEPLRENPRAALLLANNTVYLSWASSCDVGPYHGWVMAYGAQSLKQKATFITSPDADDSGIWASDTGPAADKEGNVFVATGNGKFDAAKGGRDYGDTLLKLNFNVSSARPADYFAPFNVDELDANDGDLGSGGPMLLPDQSGPHLHLAVVGGKAPLIYVVDRDHMGHYQPGSNSHAVQTIKTVGGIYGSMAYWNHNVYVLSSGDSLRDFAVKDGKLSLKGASSFQFEDHAATPTVSANRDKDGIVWVMSSKGWNSGDRTAVLYAADASNVAHELYNSNQNAARDRAGAALRFNVPTIVNGHVYVGAKREVDVYGLLPGKR
- a CDS encoding Gfo/Idh/MocA family protein; its protein translation is MSLSRREFSKLGAMGLAAQILPSANVEAQGGERQIGYCVIGLGRIANHFIGGVQGSSASKITGLVSGHRDKAEKFAARLGVPKSSIYSYEDMDRMRDNKSIDAVYVALPNSMHAEYTIRSAKAGKHVLCEKPMCTSVSDARDMIAACKAANVKLMIAYRLHYEPTNLRAIDLIRQGALGKVQVIESANGFYETLGEWRLNKALSGGGPLMDVGIYSLNATRYLTGEEPESFTASVSTIDHDGRFDTVEENTTWTTKFPSGILASCCTTYGAGMRSYYRVYGSKGWLEVGSFGYEGLRLQANYHDGVKGSPATVLDEPNTEPDPKQFTRESDHFTECILQNKTPKTPGEEGLRDMECMQRIYKAAGVVAL